The proteins below come from a single Candidatus Bathyarchaeota archaeon genomic window:
- a CDS encoding ABC transporter ATP-binding protein: MLYSFEQIFPQYMGVAFLLAQAGLILFSAVGLFRSKKTAYYSALIVAVVSVALGGAAGIIYYTSGSLSLNSTITSLSSMLIGALLAVCIFIVEPPKSKMTAITTESNSPYAIQTINASKDYILGANTVPAVKNIDLTIQKGEFVAIMGPSGSGKSTLLNLLGALDKPTSGQILIDGVDISALNQDELAKLRNEKLGFIFQAYNLIARSSVIRNLELPALVKGYSKEERAKKISALLETVHLSNKIAVKPKTLSGGEQQRIAICRALINEPEIILADEPTGNLDSKTGHEIMAFLRNLNSEKQTTIVVVTHDLEVAKKTDKIIYFRDGRILKEEQTGVEVFA, translated from the coding sequence TTGCTTTATAGTTTTGAGCAGATTTTTCCGCAGTATATGGGTGTGGCGTTTTTGTTGGCGCAGGCAGGCTTAATTTTGTTTAGTGCCGTGGGTCTTTTTAGGTCAAAAAAGACTGCTTATTATTCCGCCCTTATCGTGGCTGTTGTATCTGTTGCTCTGGGCGGCGCCGCTGGCATAATATACTATACAAGCGGCAGTCTCAGCTTAAACTCAACCATCACCAGTCTGTCTTCAATGCTGATAGGTGCCCTTTTAGCGGTTTGCATCTTTATAGTTGAACCTCCGAAAAGTAAAATGACGGCCATAACAACCGAAAGCAACAGCCCATACGCAATTCAAACAATCAATGCCTCAAAAGACTACATCCTAGGCGCAAACACTGTACCAGCAGTCAAAAACATAGACCTAACCATACAAAAAGGCGAATTCGTCGCGATAATGGGTCCTTCAGGCAGCGGAAAATCAACCCTGCTAAACCTGCTAGGCGCTCTTGACAAGCCCACTTCTGGACAAATACTCATTGACGGCGTAGATATTTCCGCTCTAAACCAAGATGAACTTGCCAAACTGCGAAACGAAAAATTAGGATTCATTTTCCAAGCATACAACCTAATTGCCCGGTCAAGTGTAATCCGCAACTTGGAGTTGCCCGCGTTAGTGAAGGGTTACTCAAAAGAGGAACGCGCCAAAAAAATTTCTGCTCTTCTAGAAACGGTTCATTTAAGCAACAAGATAGCCGTGAAACCAAAAACGCTCAGTGGAGGCGAGCAGCAACGCATTGCCATTTGCCGGGCGCTTATTAATGAACCCGAAATAATCCTTGCTGATGAACCAACTGGAAACTTGGATTCTAAGACAGGCCACGAAATTATGGCTTTTCTAAGAAACCTGAATTCTGAAAAACAAACCACAATAGTAGTTGTTACGCATGACCTTGAAGTTGCAAAAAAAACAGATAAAATTATTTATTTCAGAGATGGAAGAATTCTTAAGGAAGAACAAACAGGCGTTGAGGTGTTTGCATGA
- a CDS encoding FtsX-like permease family protein, which yields MNPFQIIRLSFEALKERRVRTGLTILMVIMGASLLVAINGTGNGFTNFVDDQFSSLGANVLIITARSGSITIDDTLAVKISQIEGVQETIPYVQQVTTLRSQGTEQTTIVQGIEQTKLPLLFPTLSFASGTYVSQTDNLGVVLGNELSRLPDKSGVFASQGGTVTVVYQGYENQKPAVIEKSFVVRGQLNYLGSAVIPADQMSFVSTSAAQKMFNRGDSYDGLYVISLNPEANSAVLDSIREQYGNDLVIISPQTISETINRITDGVYLFINLVALVSLLVASVGIITTLQTSVMERIKEIGLLKALGYNRQLILSLFLYEATIIGIIGGIIGVVFGVGLSYGMSAILGQNITFQPNGVGPDLQVQIIPSFDIWYLIFTWGICVCLSMISGLYPSWRASRLDPVVALKTE from the coding sequence ATGAATCCTTTTCAGATAATACGTCTTTCTTTTGAAGCGTTAAAAGAGCGCCGTGTCCGTACAGGACTAACCATACTAATGGTTATTATGGGTGCAAGTTTGTTAGTTGCTATAAACGGTACCGGCAACGGTTTTACTAATTTTGTCGATGACCAGTTTAGCTCTCTGGGCGCCAATGTTCTAATTATAACTGCTAGAAGCGGGAGCATCACAATTGATGATACTCTTGCGGTCAAGATTTCTCAGATAGAGGGTGTTCAAGAAACAATTCCCTATGTTCAACAAGTAACTACGCTTCGTTCACAAGGCACTGAACAGACAACAATAGTGCAGGGTATCGAACAAACCAAGCTTCCCCTACTATTCCCAACCTTAAGCTTTGCTTCTGGAACATACGTCTCCCAAACAGATAACCTTGGAGTGGTTTTAGGAAATGAATTGTCGCGTCTCCCAGATAAAAGCGGTGTCTTTGCAAGTCAAGGCGGAACCGTTACGGTTGTTTATCAAGGATATGAAAACCAAAAACCCGCCGTGATTGAAAAGTCCTTTGTTGTCAGGGGACAACTGAACTATCTTGGCAGTGCTGTTATACCAGCTGATCAGATGTCATTTGTTTCAACTTCTGCAGCGCAAAAAATGTTTAATCGTGGTGACAGCTATGATGGTCTTTATGTTATTTCTTTAAATCCTGAAGCGAACTCAGCGGTACTTGACAGCATCCGCGAACAATACGGCAATGACTTGGTTATAATTTCCCCTCAGACAATCTCTGAAACTATTAACAGAATAACCGACGGGGTTTATCTTTTCATAAATCTTGTAGCTCTTGTTTCTTTACTGGTTGCGTCTGTGGGAATCATAACAACCCTTCAAACTTCAGTGATGGAACGCATTAAAGAGATTGGCTTACTAAAAGCGTTAGGCTACAATAGACAACTGATTCTTAGTTTATTCCTATACGAAGCAACAATAATCGGCATAATTGGTGGCATAATAGGAGTGGTTTTTGGAGTTGGCTTATCCTATGGGATGAGCGCTATTTTAGGGCAAAACATCACATTTCAGCCAAATGGCGTTGGACCAGACCTTCAGGTGCAGATTATTCCCAGTTTTGACATTTGGTACCTTATTTTCACTTGGGGAATCTGTGTATGTTTGAGCATGATTTCTGGATTGTATCCTTCGTGGAGAGCATCAAGGTTGGATCCTGTGGTCGCATTAAAAACCGAATAG
- a CDS encoding GNAT family N-acetyltransferase, with translation MTKPDGHNLKMQKIGKSERLLFSFLGFRFFWNGADGNAIPMLPSNPAWLASLIVIPYMLSSLINVHDSGGVKYFIKEANEVVGTASLKVHQDTLKLQGLAVLPLKRKRGIGFFVLAEAEKFAKQMKLQWLEVEVLSGNVSAQRLYLKFGFKIYAKGRMALVFRKQI, from the coding sequence ATGACAAAACCTGATGGACACAATTTGAAAATGCAAAAAATCGGCAAAAGCGAACGCCTTTTGTTTAGTTTTCTGGGGTTCCGCTTCTTCTGGAACGGCGCAGATGGAAACGCCATACCAATGTTGCCCAGTAATCCTGCTTGGCTTGCGTCTCTGATAGTGATTCCATATATGCTCTCCTCTTTGATTAACGTGCACGATTCTGGTGGAGTAAAATATTTCATCAAAGAAGCAAACGAAGTTGTGGGAACTGCCAGTTTGAAGGTGCATCAAGACACGCTAAAACTACAGGGCTTGGCGGTTTTGCCACTTAAAAGGAAACGTGGCATCGGCTTTTTTGTTCTTGCGGAGGCAGAAAAGTTTGCCAAGCAGATGAAGCTACAGTGGTTGGAGGTTGAGGTGCTGAGCGGTAATGTTTCTGCGCAGAGGCTTTATTTGAAATTTGGCTTCAAAATTTATGCTAAAGGAAGAATGGCACTTGTTTTTAGAAAACAGATTTGA
- a CDS encoding MgtC/SapB family protein has product MQSILDFYTLLSLLIALALGGLVGLERQISHKHAGLRTHMLVSLGSCLFTMTSISFSMDPARIAAGIVAGIGFIGAGAIWAEKDKVQGITTAASLWATAAIGLTVGVGDYPLAGAVALLVFLVLVSRHPLSKIGLEEET; this is encoded by the coding sequence ATGCAATCAATTCTTGATTTTTACACACTGCTCAGTTTGCTTATAGCTTTGGCTCTGGGTGGACTGGTGGGTTTGGAGAGGCAAATAAGCCACAAACACGCTGGACTACGCACCCACATGCTCGTTAGCTTAGGCTCCTGCCTATTCACCATGACCTCCATCAGTTTCAGCATGGATCCAGCCCGAATCGCCGCAGGCATCGTAGCAGGAATCGGCTTCATCGGAGCAGGTGCCATCTGGGCAGAAAAAGATAAAGTGCAAGGCATAACCACCGCGGCGAGCCTGTGGGCTACAGCCGCCATTGGCTTAACTGTTGGTGTAGGTGATTACCCGTTGGCTGGGGCTGTGGCGTTGTTGGTGTTTTTGGTTTTGGTAAGTAGGCACCCGTTGAGTAAAATTGGGCTTGAAGAAGAAACATAA
- a CDS encoding class I SAM-dependent methyltransferase: protein MVVLDEIEQIRANLLKYTQKAFLKLPKVDKPRILDIGCGSGLPTLELARLSGGEVVGIDVDSSCIDAFNKKIVQKKLSSRVKAICVSVVESGLPSESFDVVWSEGVISTFDFESELKNWRSLLKPNGYLVIHYQISSAKDSIPKIPQIGYRLVETVLLPPDAWWTDFYKPLEKQMGTLRRKYANNSAALKLLEQLEEEMGKVKVNPAAFNSAFYILKKSLKGQSIS, encoded by the coding sequence ATGGTTGTGCTTGACGAAATCGAGCAAATAAGAGCAAATCTTCTCAAGTATACCCAAAAAGCCTTCCTTAAACTGCCTAAAGTGGATAAGCCTCGGATACTTGACATTGGATGTGGCTCAGGTCTCCCCACGCTTGAATTGGCAAGGCTCAGCGGTGGTGAAGTGGTTGGCATTGATGTTGATTCTTCTTGTATAGATGCATTTAACAAGAAAATAGTCCAGAAGAAACTGTCAAGTCGCGTTAAAGCTATCTGCGTATCTGTGGTTGAGTCGGGGTTACCGTCTGAAAGTTTTGATGTTGTCTGGTCAGAGGGCGTGATTTCAACATTTGATTTTGAATCAGAACTCAAAAATTGGCGCAGCCTACTCAAGCCCAACGGTTACCTAGTCATTCATTATCAAATATCATCCGCTAAAGATTCAATCCCAAAAATACCCCAAATAGGATACCGACTTGTTGAAACGGTCTTATTACCCCCCGATGCTTGGTGGACCGACTTCTACAAACCCTTAGAAAAGCAAATGGGCACCTTACGCCGTAAATATGCAAACAATTCAGCCGCATTAAAGTTGCTTGAGCAGTTAGAAGAGGAAATGGGCAAAGTAAAGGTGAACCCTGCTGCTTTTAACTCCGCGTTTTATATCCTAAAAAAATCCCTTAAAGGGCAGTCAATCTCGTAG
- a CDS encoding flavodoxin domain-containing protein, which translates to MSLKTLIVYGTRYGSTAEVAERITQTLKEENIDVIAVDAQKEKIQDITQYELIVVGSGMALGNWVGAVEDFVKKFQKTLENKKVALFICTLKPIEEKLGKVDLVVRTQKIGLDDKILKYHLKPIMTGYFGGVLNFNKMSFFTRKSMELGYKSQLQKYNFKEIESGVYDLRDWIQIHNWAVELAKKAKQ; encoded by the coding sequence TTGAGTTTAAAAACTTTAATTGTCTACGGGACACGGTACGGTTCAACAGCAGAAGTTGCAGAAAGAATCACACAAACCCTAAAAGAAGAAAATATTGACGTAATAGCAGTTGATGCTCAGAAGGAAAAAATCCAAGACATCACCCAGTACGAGCTGATTGTTGTTGGTAGCGGTATGGCGTTGGGTAATTGGGTTGGTGCTGTTGAGGATTTTGTTAAGAAATTCCAGAAAACTTTAGAAAACAAGAAAGTAGCTTTATTTATTTGCACACTAAAACCAATTGAAGAGAAATTAGGGAAAGTTGATCTTGTTGTCCGAACCCAGAAAATTGGGTTAGATGACAAAATCTTAAAGTATCATCTAAAGCCGATAATGACTGGGTATTTTGGTGGAGTCCTAAACTTTAACAAGATGAGCTTTTTTACACGTAAATCTATGGAGTTAGGTTACAAGTCACAGCTTCAAAAGTACAACTTCAAAGAAATCGAATCCGGTGTTTATGACTTGCGTGATTGGATCCAGATACACAACTGGGCAGTAGAGCTTGCCAAAAAAGCCAAACAATAA
- a CDS encoding polysaccharide pyruvyl transferase family protein, giving the protein MKPKILLVGYNGANNTGAEAKLLVCIDEIRSIMGPDAVITVPSLNETNLRRYLKEAPNLKIKTVNPAIFFYDVWRYVRQNDLIVLVEGSCYMDTWSSALLWGYLLATRYAHSMKKPCLAYSIDAGEASRFNRWLIRREASKTDLILARTQQAAERLRNWQVTAPIEVTADNAFAFNPKPQDQNLLKQTWPEASRVVGIAAEDIYLWPAQIRPFGPRASCYRWPYYYQHSKACQEKSGLLIDVLAVQADEIIEKYDKDIALLSMEGLDTAFTKRIQQHMKHADRTKVFSSINFNASQMTSVLRSLEMLITSRYHAGVLSLPSLVPQTAIGHDLRIKDLYADLEISELFVDHEDPNRYKKLSDNVETLFREYETIKAKLKKGYADYEAREKRNPQLLKAYIESNYPKWLN; this is encoded by the coding sequence GTGAAGCCGAAAATTTTGCTAGTTGGCTACAACGGGGCAAACAACACGGGAGCGGAAGCTAAACTTCTGGTTTGCATTGATGAAATCCGCTCAATCATGGGTCCCGACGCCGTTATCACCGTGCCCTCTCTAAATGAGACAAACCTGCGACGCTACCTCAAAGAAGCACCCAACCTGAAAATCAAAACCGTAAACCCCGCCATATTCTTCTATGACGTTTGGAGATACGTTAGGCAGAATGATTTGATAGTGCTTGTCGAAGGCAGCTGCTATATGGACACGTGGAGTTCAGCGCTTCTTTGGGGCTATTTGCTTGCCACAAGATATGCACATTCCATGAAAAAACCCTGCCTCGCCTACTCCATAGACGCTGGGGAAGCTTCACGTTTTAATCGCTGGTTAATCCGCCGTGAAGCAAGCAAAACCGACCTTATCTTGGCAAGAACACAGCAGGCAGCAGAGCGGCTTCGGAACTGGCAGGTAACCGCGCCCATTGAAGTAACAGCTGATAATGCGTTTGCCTTTAATCCTAAGCCTCAAGACCAAAACCTGCTCAAACAAACATGGCCTGAGGCATCTCGTGTGGTTGGCATAGCGGCTGAAGACATTTACTTGTGGCCTGCCCAGATACGTCCTTTTGGTCCACGTGCGTCCTGTTATCGATGGCCCTACTATTACCAGCACTCAAAAGCCTGTCAAGAAAAAAGTGGGTTACTAATTGATGTTTTGGCAGTGCAAGCAGATGAAATCATAGAAAAATATGACAAAGACATCGCGTTGCTGAGCATGGAAGGCTTAGACACCGCATTTACAAAGCGGATCCAGCAGCACATGAAACATGCGGACAGAACTAAAGTTTTCAGTTCTATTAACTTTAATGCCTCACAAATGACCAGTGTTCTTCGGAGCTTAGAGATGCTCATTACGTCTCGTTACCACGCGGGTGTGCTATCATTACCCAGTTTGGTTCCTCAAACCGCTATTGGTCATGACTTGCGAATCAAGGACTTGTATGCGGACTTGGAAATTTCGGAGTTGTTTGTTGACCATGAAGACCCCAACCGTTACAAGAAACTAAGTGATAATGTTGAAACCCTCTTTAGGGAATATGAAACTATAAAGGCTAAACTCAAAAAGGGCTATGCTGACTATGAGGCACGTGAAAAACGAAACCCTCAACTGTTAAAAGCCTACATAGAATCAAACTATCCCAAGTGGTTAAATTGA
- a CDS encoding AMP-binding protein, with amino-acid sequence MVKLRTILLTGANGFIATQIAKNLIQKEDTEIVALVRARSMQDAKAKLMREWWDYPELVNSLGTRIHAVNGDVSKLHLGLTPKEYTNVAQKTTHIIHTVADWRILPLDVLRITNVQGTANVIAFAREAKKHHLERLSHVSTAYVAGGATGTITEDQLTDEFGFYSTYEHTKYEGEKLIQNAKAELPISVFRPSMVVGDSETGVIKTFNTLYFPMKLYLMGKLHVLPVSKNLKLNIVPVDYVAKAVVQLTFEAKAQGKTFHLTVPNERLPRLGELMEFAQKWAQTNLYWKLPRAVCIPMSTSAMKALLKIQRAFTGNQRTVDTLLSLAPYFRENRVFNRDNTDRLIGQYDFNWRKVMPRLLEFAVYNSFFHRSDRTVHEQVLYRLESKSHPITYYDLTEGKTVKKTAQEMRNEILAATSALKAMDIGVGDHVALTGLNSTKYFAVDIAIGLAGAISVPLYYTAPPADINEVLKASGAKLFFVGMPSLLARVKELESDIPIVSICRNPIPANMQRPVVSWEDFLTKGKGAEKVAVRAPIGFGDIATLRYSSGTTGKPKGAVYRHDNLRYMAESLVSITSWKARIRKNVYMSFLPMGHVVEGILATYSPYYAPASTDIYFLEDFRRLQQELPHVRPTIFFAVPRIYEKIWEALEKNRLGRFYLNTKNSLLKNLLRRTLRNMLLSRAGLNKCEQLIVGSASSSDSLLRDYREIGIEIHDAYGLTEAPLVTMNRYGKNRLGTVGEPMPFTQVRIAKDGEIMVKGPQVTVGYFDRSIGSPLNDGWLMTGDIGKLTKEGSLIIFGRKKEVIKTSYGKCIYSDKIEGMIRGLPDVNEALLVGESKPFCTAIVWVEKKHYNPAVLAAIDNAVEEMNKGLSHPEKVKRWAILPNNLGIESGELTPNLKPKRAIIAQKNAQIIKALYSNEPVEGEVHVGGVEKAD; translated from the coding sequence GTGGTTAAATTGAGAACAATTCTGCTGACTGGGGCTAACGGGTTCATCGCGACCCAAATAGCCAAAAACCTCATCCAAAAAGAGGATACAGAAATCGTCGCGCTTGTCCGAGCCCGCAGCATGCAGGATGCCAAAGCTAAACTGATGCGGGAATGGTGGGATTACCCCGAACTGGTCAACTCGCTTGGAACCCGAATCCACGCGGTAAACGGTGATGTTTCTAAACTCCACCTCGGCTTAACCCCAAAAGAGTACACTAATGTTGCTCAAAAAACCACCCACATTATCCATACGGTGGCTGATTGGCGGATTCTTCCATTAGATGTGCTCAGGATAACCAACGTGCAAGGAACAGCCAACGTCATCGCTTTTGCCCGTGAAGCAAAAAAGCATCATTTAGAGCGACTGTCGCATGTTTCCACGGCGTACGTGGCGGGCGGTGCAACGGGAACCATAACTGAAGACCAGTTAACCGACGAGTTTGGGTTTTACTCAACTTATGAACACACCAAATACGAAGGCGAAAAACTCATACAGAACGCCAAAGCTGAGTTGCCCATATCGGTTTTTCGTCCATCCATGGTAGTCGGCGACTCAGAAACGGGCGTTATCAAAACCTTCAACACCCTCTACTTCCCCATGAAGCTCTACCTAATGGGCAAACTGCACGTTTTACCCGTCAGCAAAAACCTAAAACTAAACATTGTCCCCGTGGATTACGTCGCCAAAGCTGTTGTGCAGTTAACTTTTGAGGCAAAAGCCCAAGGAAAAACCTTCCATCTAACAGTGCCCAATGAGAGGCTTCCGCGGCTTGGTGAGCTTATGGAGTTCGCACAGAAATGGGCACAAACCAACCTTTACTGGAAGCTACCCCGCGCCGTCTGCATACCCATGTCCACCTCCGCCATGAAAGCCCTGCTTAAAATCCAACGCGCCTTCACTGGGAATCAACGAACGGTGGATACGCTTCTTTCGTTAGCGCCATATTTTAGGGAAAACCGTGTCTTCAACCGTGACAACACCGACCGCCTAATAGGACAATACGATTTTAACTGGCGCAAAGTCATGCCGCGGTTGCTTGAGTTTGCGGTTTACAACAGTTTCTTCCACCGGTCCGACCGCACCGTGCACGAGCAGGTGCTCTACAGGTTGGAGAGCAAAAGCCACCCCATCACCTATTATGACCTAACCGAGGGCAAAACTGTTAAGAAAACCGCACAGGAAATGCGAAACGAAATTTTGGCAGCAACCAGCGCGCTTAAAGCCATGGACATCGGGGTAGGTGACCACGTGGCGTTAACTGGCTTAAACAGCACCAAATACTTCGCAGTAGACATCGCCATTGGACTCGCAGGCGCAATCAGTGTACCTCTATACTACACCGCGCCCCCAGCAGATATCAATGAGGTTCTCAAAGCCAGTGGCGCCAAACTCTTCTTTGTAGGCATGCCCAGCCTCTTGGCGCGTGTTAAAGAACTTGAATCAGACATACCCATTGTTTCTATCTGCCGCAACCCAATCCCCGCAAACATGCAAAGACCCGTGGTTTCTTGGGAAGACTTCCTTACCAAAGGAAAAGGCGCAGAAAAAGTGGCTGTGCGGGCTCCCATCGGATTTGGTGACATTGCAACGTTGCGTTACTCGTCGGGTACAACGGGTAAGCCTAAAGGTGCAGTTTATAGACATGATAACTTGCGGTACATGGCTGAATCGCTGGTGTCCATTACGTCTTGGAAAGCCCGTATTCGAAAAAATGTTTACATGTCATTTCTGCCGATGGGACACGTGGTTGAAGGAATCCTTGCAACTTACTCACCATACTACGCACCAGCCTCCACAGATATCTACTTCCTAGAAGATTTCCGCAGACTCCAACAAGAACTGCCCCATGTCCGACCAACAATTTTCTTTGCGGTTCCACGTATTTACGAGAAAATCTGGGAAGCTCTAGAAAAAAACAGGCTCGGAAGATTCTACCTTAACACTAAAAACAGCCTACTCAAAAATTTACTGCGACGGACTCTGCGGAACATGCTTCTCAGCCGTGCTGGCTTAAACAAGTGTGAGCAGTTAATTGTTGGTTCGGCAAGCTCCAGTGACAGCCTTCTAAGAGACTACCGTGAAATAGGAATTGAAATCCATGACGCTTACGGTTTAACGGAAGCGCCGCTGGTAACCATGAACCGATACGGCAAAAACAGGCTTGGCACTGTGGGTGAACCCATGCCCTTTACGCAGGTAAGAATTGCTAAGGATGGGGAGATTATGGTTAAAGGTCCACAGGTGACTGTGGGTTACTTTGACCGCTCCATTGGGTCACCCTTAAATGATGGCTGGCTTATGACTGGTGACATCGGCAAACTAACCAAAGAGGGCAGCCTCATCATTTTTGGACGTAAAAAAGAAGTCATCAAAACCTCCTACGGCAAATGTATTTACTCTGACAAAATCGAAGGCATGATACGGGGATTGCCAGATGTCAATGAGGCTTTACTGGTAGGCGAATCTAAACCGTTTTGCACTGCAATTGTGTGGGTGGAAAAAAAACACTACAACCCAGCCGTCCTCGCCGCCATTGATAATGCAGTGGAAGAAATGAACAAGGGTCTCTCTCACCCTGAAAAAGTTAAGCGTTGGGCAATTCTTCCAAACAATTTAGGCATCGAAAGCGGCGAGTTAACCCCTAACTTGAAGCCTAAACGAGCCATAATCGCCCAGAAAAACGCCCAAATCATCAAAGCCCTATACAGCAACGAACCCGTTGAAGGTGAGGTACATGTGGGCGGTGTGGAGAAGGCTGATTAG
- a CDS encoding L-2-amino-thiazoline-4-carboxylic acid hydrolase, protein MGLRLRFLEWWTPGFLIKRELQSINKQITEALKALIPADVFQKVDFPQMPQESIHEQRAAMAQTHTKLVKMLEQALGHEQAIQQGREALFLVGQRIGRKTRAQLGVGDNPADLERAAKILYRVLGISFHLQWLNSSSAVAIIDRCALSKEYSEFTCEILCATDEGVISGLQPNVTMKFVKYMTGGCQNCRATLQFTPKEATV, encoded by the coding sequence ATGGGGCTGCGGCTTAGGTTTTTGGAGTGGTGGACACCTGGCTTTCTCATCAAAAGAGAACTTCAAAGCATCAATAAGCAAATCACAGAGGCACTCAAAGCCTTAATTCCTGCGGATGTGTTCCAAAAGGTTGACTTTCCCCAAATGCCCCAAGAGAGCATCCACGAGCAGAGAGCTGCGATGGCTCAAACCCACACCAAACTAGTCAAGATGCTAGAACAGGCACTTGGACATGAACAAGCCATCCAGCAGGGCAGAGAAGCACTCTTTTTGGTTGGGCAACGTATAGGCAGAAAAACCCGTGCTCAGCTGGGCGTGGGCGATAACCCTGCGGATTTGGAGCGCGCCGCCAAGATTCTCTACCGCGTGTTAGGCATATCGTTTCATCTACAATGGCTTAACAGTTCATCTGCAGTGGCAATTATTGACCGCTGTGCACTTTCAAAGGAATATTCCGAGTTTACCTGTGAAATCCTGTGCGCTACCGATGAAGGCGTTATAAGCGGGCTACAACCCAATGTGACTATGAAGTTTGTGAAGTACATGACGGGCGGCTGCCAGAACTGCAGGGCAACACTGCAATTTACCCCAAAGGAGGCAACGGTGTGA
- a CDS encoding FAD-dependent oxidoreductase yields MRAVVVGSGAGGATTACELAKNGFEVTLLEAGKPFSPLSHKVSWFSPLRGSFLIKDEKAIKRVFSHYGVTRSDEDMVIFRGLTEGGCTSISCGCMIKATNGLNEIGLDLSAEFAEIEQALKITTTPKEKWRPLTQLMYEKAQQLGLSPQPTPKVVDFSKCVGCGYCELGCDTGAKWDSRRLYQEQLGKGITLKTDVKVEKVLLEGNRATGVLTSKGQQISADVVVLSAGGIGTAQILKASGLPARDNLWVDVVLTVGGVLKGSRMLEEAPMAWYIKEENYILSPYFDLLSYWFYKPWKNVGAEDRVGMMIKLADSAQGTVNADGTVTKSLTPKDKQNLSKAKAQAKQIMQAAGVSGPFVDGMIHGGHLGGTVPLTKTDVASMHPSWLPRNLWVADLSLLPQSQGLPAMLTTMALSLKVARKILQEKGENKN; encoded by the coding sequence GTGAGGGCAGTTGTGGTTGGGTCTGGCGCGGGAGGCGCAACAACCGCTTGTGAGCTTGCAAAAAATGGCTTTGAAGTCACTCTTCTGGAAGCGGGTAAGCCGTTTAGTCCCTTGTCGCATAAGGTTTCATGGTTTAGCCCTCTGCGTGGCTCATTTCTGATTAAAGACGAAAAAGCGATTAAACGTGTATTTTCGCATTACGGGGTTACCCGTTCAGATGAAGACATGGTTATTTTTCGAGGCTTAACTGAGGGAGGCTGCACCAGCATATCCTGCGGTTGCATGATTAAGGCAACAAACGGCTTAAATGAAATCGGGCTGGACTTATCAGCCGAGTTTGCGGAAATTGAGCAAGCCCTCAAAATCACAACCACACCTAAAGAGAAATGGCGTCCCCTAACACAACTCATGTACGAAAAAGCACAACAACTTGGCTTATCACCGCAACCCACACCCAAGGTTGTAGATTTTTCTAAGTGTGTTGGATGTGGTTACTGTGAATTGGGCTGTGATACAGGCGCTAAATGGGACAGCCGACGCCTCTACCAAGAACAACTCGGCAAAGGTATCACTTTGAAAACCGATGTCAAGGTGGAAAAAGTGCTCTTAGAAGGCAACCGTGCAACGGGCGTTTTAACTTCTAAGGGACAGCAAATCAGCGCGGACGTGGTGGTGCTCTCGGCAGGCGGCATTGGTACAGCACAGATTTTGAAGGCGTCGGGGTTGCCTGCGCGCGACAATCTCTGGGTGGATGTGGTTTTGACGGTGGGTGGCGTGCTGAAGGGGTCAAGGATGCTAGAGGAGGCACCTATGGCATGGTACATCAAAGAAGAAAATTACATTCTCTCGCCCTACTTTGATTTGCTCTCGTACTGGTTCTATAAACCATGGAAAAACGTTGGCGCTGAGGATAGGGTGGGTATGATGATTAAGTTGGCGGATTCCGCGCAGGGCACGGTAAACGCTGATGGCACAGTAACCAAATCATTAACCCCCAAAGACAAACAAAACCTATCCAAAGCCAAAGCGCAAGCCAAACAGATAATGCAAGCAGCAGGTGTGTCTGGTCCGTTTGTTGACGGCATGATTCATGGCGGGCATCTGGGCGGAACAGTTCCTCTTACAAAAACGGATGTTGCCTCTATGCATCCATCTTGGCTGCCAAGGAATCTTTGGGTTGCTGACCTCTCACTGTTGCCGCAGTCGCAGGGGTTGCCAGCAATGTTAACTACCATGGCGCTATCCCTTAAAGTGGCAAGAAAAATCCTCCAAGAAAAAGGCGAAAACAAGAATTGA